A stretch of the Planktothricoides raciborskii GIHE-MW2 genome encodes the following:
- a CDS encoding pentapeptide repeat-containing protein — protein sequence MAYCPICQTKYAEGEVTTCTNCGWDLTPYPLTLGRIPEGFLRKERVQLAWSRQVWDELQTKSAKVSSTEIDPETVQKLTNLKLELSQAKTQLKLCTQERTELHSLFEKTETAYWKIHSELEKTQSQLKAVNKERNHLKALLKEAETAYHEIENELEITRNQFTESEQNSFELKEQIKQAATAYWRLEEKVQSADEMRNNLLTELQAADEERSRLQAELEKHQNALQESTAEITQLQAQLQQAATSYWQLQSELEETKAKLANIDEQTSFSLLEMRENQSHMRSQIQTAQAESSRLKDQHSQLQYELNEERLERRRLTSRLEMSLEERNRLQSELERANSELTQLQSRLSQTQWELEANEREQNRLQEFQNSLQNYQAVQSAVQSRESGGFAVTSYLKACLHLLVILLFLSPGYFAFRDPRVAKPIISWVLKQGYLQNVSYQDLSEVNLQNATLDEVKFTETKLMNTNLEGASLVNAYLVKANLNGVNLSQANLKGAKLQDASLDWANLTEANLHSADLSGANLVRANLTGANLTGANLRDSKIDVNNTKMDREDLLNWQLVNSPKRDRQLRGLNLSGFNLAFASLIAANLSNSKLKWANLSGVDLRDADLTGADLTGADLTAAKLTGAKIQGAILSQTKTNHLTVCPNGQTGPCNF from the coding sequence GTGGCTTATTGTCCGATTTGTCAGACAAAATACGCTGAGGGGGAAGTCACAACCTGTACCAACTGTGGTTGGGATTTAACCCCTTATCCTTTGACCTTGGGACGCATTCCCGAAGGCTTTTTACGCAAAGAACGGGTCCAACTTGCTTGGAGTCGGCAAGTTTGGGATGAGTTACAAACTAAATCAGCGAAAGTCAGCAGCACAGAAATTGATCCAGAAACCGTGCAAAAGCTGACAAATCTTAAGTTGGAACTATCTCAAGCCAAAACTCAGCTTAAATTATGCACTCAAGAACGGACTGAGTTACATTCTTTGTTTGAAAAAACAGAAACCGCTTACTGGAAAATACATAGTGAGTTAGAAAAAACCCAATCACAGTTAAAAGCTGTGAATAAAGAAAGAAATCACTTGAAGGCACTGTTAAAAGAAGCCGAAACTGCTTATCACGAAATCGAGAATGAATTGGAAATAACTCGGAATCAATTTACCGAGTCGGAACAAAATTCTTTTGAGTTAAAAGAACAAATTAAACAAGCAGCAACCGCTTACTGGCGATTAGAAGAGAAAGTGCAGTCAGCGGATGAAATGCGAAATAATTTACTGACAGAATTGCAAGCCGCTGATGAGGAGCGATCGCGCCTACAAGCAGAGTTAGAAAAGCATCAAAACGCCTTGCAAGAATCTACCGCCGAAATTACCCAATTACAGGCTCAACTGCAACAAGCTGCGACTTCTTATTGGCAGTTACAAAGCGAATTAGAAGAAACTAAGGCGAAATTAGCCAATATCGATGAGCAGACTTCTTTTTCTTTGTTGGAAATGCGAGAAAATCAATCCCATATGCGATCGCAAATCCAAACAGCCCAAGCGGAATCCAGCCGACTCAAAGACCAGCATTCTCAACTCCAATATGAACTCAATGAAGAACGCTTAGAAAGACGCAGACTCACCTCCCGTTTAGAGATGAGTTTAGAAGAAAGAAATCGACTGCAAAGTGAACTAGAACGCGCCAACAGTGAACTCACCCAATTGCAAAGTCGGTTATCGCAAACTCAGTGGGAATTAGAAGCCAATGAACGGGAACAAAATCGCTTGCAGGAATTCCAGAACAGCTTGCAAAATTATCAAGCGGTACAATCTGCGGTACAATCTAGGGAGTCTGGGGGATTTGCTGTCACGAGCTATCTCAAAGCTTGTCTTCATCTGTTAGTCATTTTACTGTTTCTCAGTCCCGGATATTTTGCCTTCAGAGATCCCAGAGTTGCCAAACCGATTATATCTTGGGTTTTAAAGCAAGGATATCTTCAAAATGTATCCTACCAAGATTTAAGCGAAGTGAATTTACAAAACGCCACCTTAGATGAGGTCAAATTCACGGAAACGAAGCTGATGAATACGAATCTAGAAGGGGCTAGTTTGGTGAATGCTTATTTAGTCAAAGCCAACTTAAATGGAGTTAATTTAAGCCAAGCAAATTTAAAAGGGGCAAAACTGCAAGATGCCAGTTTAGATTGGGCGAATTTGACCGAAGCTAACTTACATTCGGCGGATTTAAGTGGGGCAAATTTAGTCAGGGCAAATCTCACCGGGGCTAATCTCACTGGCGCTAATTTACGAGATAGTAAAATTGATGTTAATAACACCAAAATGGATCGAGAAGATTTACTCAACTGGCAGTTGGTTAACTCGCCGAAGCGCGATCGCCAATTACGTGGATTAAATCTATCTGGATTTAATTTAGCCTTTGCCAGCTTAATTGCGGCCAATTTGAGCAATAGCAAGCTGAAATGGGCTAATTTAAGTGGGGTGGATTTGCGCGATGCGGATTTAACTGGGGCGGATTTAACCGGGGCGGATTTAACTGCCGCCAAATTAACCGGGGCTAAAATTCAAGGAGCGATTTTATCCCAAACTAAAACCAATCATTTAACCGTTTGTCCGAATGGTCAAACAGGGCCTTGTAATTTTTAA
- a CDS encoding DNA/RNA non-specific endonuclease, with translation MMKKLLILLLVPLIIACNQLFSPSGEMKPIRAPKIGTCECPYDRRQDGRECGASSAYERGSGDRLVCYVGEDKQVFSGKKHLLMGNPSNATANSINLSNYLMEKTEYALSYNANLGTANWVSWQLNQSWLGSSDRQNNFRPDSSLPDNFYQVTVKDYANTGYDRGHIVPSGDRTRTLEENSATFLMVNMLPQAPDLNREVWRELELESRRLVDQGKELYIVAGPHGKIKTIANGKITVPKYNWKVLLILDPPGSNPKNVTAQTKTIAVWMPNDDSVKRTSWKNYIVTVDDVEAKTGYDFFSNVPPTVQKVIESQRYIP, from the coding sequence ATGATGAAAAAATTACTGATTTTACTGTTGGTGCCTTTAATAATTGCCTGCAATCAGTTATTTTCTCCTTCTGGAGAAATGAAACCGATTCGCGCACCAAAAATTGGCACTTGTGAATGTCCTTATGATCGACGGCAAGATGGTCGGGAATGTGGGGCGAGTTCTGCTTATGAACGAGGAAGTGGCGATCGCCTGGTTTGTTATGTTGGTGAAGATAAACAGGTATTTTCTGGGAAGAAGCATTTGTTAATGGGAAATCCGAGTAATGCCACGGCAAATTCCATAAATCTGAGTAATTATTTAATGGAAAAAACGGAATATGCCCTAAGTTACAACGCCAATCTAGGAACTGCTAATTGGGTAAGTTGGCAACTAAATCAATCTTGGTTAGGATCTAGCGATCGCCAAAATAATTTTCGCCCGGATAGTAGTTTGCCAGACAACTTTTATCAAGTGACCGTTAAAGACTATGCAAATACGGGCTACGATCGCGGACATATTGTTCCGTCAGGCGATCGCACTCGTACCCTCGAAGAAAATAGCGCCACATTTCTCATGGTGAATATGCTGCCACAAGCGCCGGATTTGAATCGGGAAGTTTGGCGAGAATTGGAGTTAGAATCTCGGCGATTAGTAGATCAGGGCAAAGAACTATATATTGTGGCGGGTCCTCACGGGAAAATTAAAACCATCGCCAATGGCAAAATTACGGTTCCCAAATACAACTGGAAAGTCTTATTAATCCTCGATCCTCCGGGGAGTAATCCGAAAAATGTCACCGCCCAAACTAAGACGATCGCGGTTTGGATGCCCAATGACGATTCTGTGAAGCGTACCAGTTGGAAAAATTACATTGTCACCGTTGATGATGTAGAGGCAAAAACGGGCTATGACTTCTTTAGTAATGTACCCCCCACAGTCCAAAAAGTGATTGAGTCTCAACGCTATATTCCTTAA
- a CDS encoding OB-fold nucleic acid binding domain-containing protein — protein MKPRITAIFTSAFTSAILAIGMNPVMAQIPIRDLQRNQGLTISGVIRSVVGNEFILDDGTGQVIVDAGPLWYHQLNFREGERVMVVGEYEGYDFDAFTITREDGEILQIRPAEGPPPWAGGRRNRNRN, from the coding sequence ATGAAACCAAGAATTACCGCAATTTTTACTTCAGCTTTTACTTCAGCAATATTGGCCATAGGAATGAATCCCGTCATGGCACAAATTCCCATTCGCGACTTGCAGCGAAATCAGGGATTGACTATTTCTGGGGTCATTCGTTCGGTGGTGGGCAATGAGTTTATTCTCGATGATGGGACGGGTCAAGTGATTGTGGATGCCGGCCCGCTTTGGTATCATCAATTAAACTTCCGCGAAGGGGAACGAGTGATGGTGGTGGGCGAATATGAAGGATATGATTTTGATGCCTTCACCATTACTCGTGAGGATGGGGAAATTTTGCAAATTCGGCCTGCTGAAGGCCCACCTCCTTGGGCGGGTGGTCGGAGAAACCGCAACCGAAACTAA